A window of the Ammoniphilus oxalaticus genome harbors these coding sequences:
- a CDS encoding sigma-70 family RNA polymerase sigma factor has protein sequence MAMNLNRQKELAADERWWEAWTEKRDLTAREHLTHRYMPVVHRIATRIKLTLPQMVDKDDLISWGYLGLLDALQKFDYQLGWTFETYAVPRIRGAIIDGLRGTDWVPRSIRSKARKLEEAQRSLEQAYFRAPTEAELCEHLEMSKTELQKVSRQVSNSHVVSLDEPRQHGDEDTTLMQQLVDEWEPTQVDQVEQQETRQLLGQLIEKLPEREQLVLSLIYVEELTFSHTAEVLGVTTGRISQIHSKVIARLREQFKRFE, from the coding sequence ATGGCGATGAATCTAAACAGACAAAAGGAGCTCGCGGCAGATGAGCGGTGGTGGGAGGCTTGGACGGAAAAGCGCGATCTAACAGCAAGAGAACATTTGACGCATCGGTACATGCCTGTCGTGCATCGCATCGCGACGCGAATCAAGCTGACACTGCCGCAAATGGTCGATAAAGATGATTTAATCAGTTGGGGGTATCTTGGTCTGCTCGACGCTTTGCAAAAGTTTGATTATCAGCTGGGCTGGACGTTTGAAACGTACGCGGTGCCGCGCATTCGTGGGGCGATTATCGATGGACTACGCGGAACAGATTGGGTGCCTCGTTCGATTCGCAGCAAAGCTAGAAAGCTAGAGGAGGCGCAACGATCGTTGGAACAGGCCTATTTTCGAGCCCCAACCGAAGCGGAGCTGTGTGAACATTTAGAAATGAGCAAGACGGAACTGCAAAAGGTTTCCAGGCAAGTTTCCAATAGCCATGTCGTCTCCTTGGACGAACCGCGCCAACATGGAGATGAGGATACGACTTTGATGCAACAGCTTGTTGATGAGTGGGAGCCGACTCAGGTCGATCAAGTCGAGCAACAGGAAACGCGGCAACTATTGGGGCAATTAATTGAGAAATTGCCAGAACGCGAACAGCTTGTGCTTTCTTTGATCTATGTAGAAGAGCTTACCTTTTCACATACAGCGGAAGTGCTTGGCGTGACGACGGGACGGATCTCGCAAATTCATTCGAAAGTGATCGCTCGCCTACGCGAACAATTTAAGAGATTTGAATAA
- a CDS encoding copper amine oxidase N-terminal domain-containing protein, with translation MRIVTKSLLCLSLLLTPYLSDSTDAAGATLPVITLNGDVKAFQHPPRIINGRTFLPMRETLESLGATVSWDPKTRTVTAIKQGQTAQLKLGSNEAYVNNRLAYLEEPARLINDITFVPLRFIGQALGASVTWDEQTRTVSIVTESEEKELESDQAVTIWNDEHRYQMKWLHEQLLDLKDQMDRFFDPTSDLYKIDRHTLGLEIREQVRSYKTIFNRAESNSQADARLQSYLREYATTVDLIEDAVRWSSSYRTKANQHIENAQALYNHMVEQWSSDKEATTIMEAIKTSKEFDPFLSDQHKVSYQLIKREESKATVHFIIPPSADSEGYSVTYQLVSNEKEWIVDRKTNHRERVKEDELITAIERRYRTQNFKDVSVKRLFYDSKTGVYHATVFSSSRKGGWTVFADPFSKELWEK, from the coding sequence ATGCGAATAGTAACGAAGTCCTTGCTCTGTCTCAGTCTTTTACTAACCCCTTATCTATCTGACTCAACCGATGCCGCGGGGGCAACACTGCCCGTTATTACGCTAAATGGAGATGTAAAAGCCTTTCAGCATCCCCCGCGAATCATCAATGGGCGAACTTTTTTACCGATGCGTGAAACATTAGAATCACTGGGTGCAACCGTTAGTTGGGATCCCAAAACAAGGACCGTAACCGCGATTAAACAGGGACAAACGGCTCAATTAAAATTAGGATCAAACGAAGCTTATGTGAACAATCGACTCGCTTACCTAGAGGAACCTGCTCGGCTGATTAACGATATAACCTTTGTTCCGCTCCGCTTTATTGGACAAGCGTTAGGGGCCAGCGTAACGTGGGATGAACAAACTCGGACCGTTTCAATTGTGACAGAATCAGAAGAAAAAGAACTTGAGTCGGATCAGGCCGTCACCATCTGGAATGACGAACACCGCTATCAAATGAAATGGCTCCATGAGCAATTACTCGATTTAAAAGATCAGATGGACCGTTTCTTTGATCCGACAAGCGACCTATATAAAATAGATCGCCATACACTGGGGTTGGAAATCCGTGAACAAGTCCGCAGCTACAAAACGATTTTTAACCGCGCCGAATCCAACAGCCAAGCGGACGCCCGATTGCAATCGTATTTGCGGGAATACGCGACCACTGTCGATTTGATCGAAGATGCAGTTAGATGGAGCAGCTCATACAGAACCAAAGCCAATCAACACATAGAAAACGCTCAGGCGCTCTACAATCATATGGTTGAGCAGTGGAGTTCTGATAAAGAAGCAACCACCATAATGGAAGCGATCAAAACATCGAAGGAGTTTGATCCCTTTTTATCCGATCAACACAAGGTTTCTTATCAATTGATAAAAAGAGAGGAAAGCAAAGCAACCGTTCACTTTATTATTCCTCCATCCGCAGACAGCGAGGGTTATTCGGTTACCTATCAACTGGTGTCAAATGAAAAGGAGTGGATCGTTGATCGAAAAACAAATCATCGCGAACGAGTAAAAGAAGATGAATTGATTACAGCAATTGAAAGAAGATACCGAACTCAGAATTTTAAAGACGTCAGCGTGAAGCGCTTATTTTATGATTCAAAAACCGGCGTCTATCATGCCACCGTATTTTCCTCAAGCAGAAAAGGCGGTTGGACCGTCTTTGCAGATCCGTTTAGTAAGGAGTTATGGGAGAAGTAG
- the fliW gene encoding flagellar assembly protein FliW — protein sequence MKLATTLFGELEIEQKQIVEFPLGLPGFADEQRFVFLPIPDSPFFSMQSVTSELQFFVMNPFELFKDYEFKIPGSSIELLQLSEPESVATWVILTLKDELANSTANMQAPIIVNSQTRIGKQLVLEHYQMRQPIFTMPPLALLG from the coding sequence ATGAAATTAGCAACCACCTTATTCGGCGAACTAGAAATCGAGCAGAAGCAAATCGTTGAGTTTCCGTTAGGGTTGCCCGGCTTCGCTGACGAACAACGCTTTGTGTTCCTACCAATTCCCGATTCGCCGTTTTTCAGCATGCAATCGGTCACAAGCGAGCTGCAATTTTTCGTAATGAACCCGTTCGAGCTATTCAAAGATTACGAATTCAAAATACCGGGTTCTTCGATCGAATTATTACAATTGAGCGAACCTGAATCCGTTGCGACATGGGTGATCCTAACATTAAAAGATGAACTTGCCAATTCAACCGCGAACATGCAAGCCCCGATCATCGTCAACAGCCAGACGCGAATCGGCAAGCAGCTTGTCTTGGAGCACTACCAAATGCGCCAGCCGATCTTCACCATGCCGCCGCTGGCGTTACTCGGATAG
- the motA gene encoding flagellar motor stator protein MotA: MSTIIGILLGVIAVGLGMVMKGASLGALFNPAAILIIFVGTGASLAVAFPGNELKRFPILLKMVLTPKKRISKEEIVRFFADVSVLVRREGLLALEPEIEKADHPFLKLGLGLILDGSDQELTRDILAQEIEAMQLRHRANAALFSQAGTYAPTLGVLGAVVGLISAMGNMTDMDVLGASISAAFMATLFGIFSGYVLWHPIANKLKRLSQQEAELKVMMTEGILGLAEVQNPRILEAKLLIFLSMEEREKYNNSSTQERSVMNEKEINA, translated from the coding sequence ATGTCGACAATCATCGGTATCTTGTTGGGAGTCATTGCAGTAGGCTTGGGAATGGTCATGAAAGGTGCGAGTTTAGGGGCGTTATTCAATCCAGCCGCAATCTTAATTATCTTTGTAGGAACAGGCGCATCCTTGGCCGTCGCTTTTCCCGGAAACGAGTTAAAAAGATTCCCCATTTTATTGAAAATGGTGCTTACACCGAAAAAGAGAATCTCTAAAGAGGAAATCGTCCGATTTTTTGCGGATGTGTCTGTGTTAGTTAGAAGAGAAGGGCTGTTGGCCCTCGAACCTGAAATAGAGAAAGCGGATCATCCTTTTCTAAAACTTGGACTTGGCTTGATCTTAGATGGAAGCGACCAGGAACTGACAAGGGATATCCTGGCCCAAGAAATAGAGGCGATGCAGCTAAGACATCGGGCCAACGCGGCGCTCTTCTCACAAGCGGGCACTTATGCCCCTACGCTCGGTGTGCTGGGCGCGGTCGTCGGGTTGATCTCCGCAATGGGCAATATGACGGATATGGACGTGCTTGGCGCTTCGATCTCTGCCGCTTTTATGGCTACGTTATTCGGAATTTTCTCTGGTTACGTACTCTGGCACCCGATTGCCAACAAACTTAAAAGGCTTTCACAACAAGAAGCGGAACTAAAAGTAATGATGACTGAGGGAATACTTGGCTTAGCGGAAGTTCAAAATCCGAGGATCTTAGAAGCGAAACTTCTTATATTTCTTTCAATGGAAGAGAGAGAGAAGTATAACAATAGTTCGACTCAGGAAAGGAGTGTCATGAATGAGAAGGAGATCAATGCTTAA
- the csrA gene encoding carbon storage regulator CsrA: MLVLSRKTNESIMIGDDIEITVIAIEGDQVKLGINAPKHVDIHRKEIHLAIQQANQEAATAVNQVDLASLLGQLSGKREKE; this comes from the coding sequence ATGTTAGTGCTCAGCCGTAAAACAAACGAGTCGATCATGATCGGCGATGATATCGAAATTACCGTCATAGCCATTGAAGGGGACCAAGTCAAACTTGGTATCAATGCACCCAAACACGTAGATATACATAGAAAAGAAATCCACCTCGCCATCCAACAAGCCAACCAAGAAGCAGCCACAGCGGTCAATCAAGTGGACCTGGCCAGCCTTTTAGGGCAACTTAGCGGTAAACGAGAGAAAGAATAG
- a CDS encoding flagellar hook-basal body protein, translated as MFKGLNTATSGMIAQQRRQDALSHNLANMNTPGFKKDQAMLRSFPEMLTHRIENGQQGLPGAPRQASQIGSLATGVYAQEHIPLFDTGDIIETEKPHDFAIADYALAPNQIDGRAVKPAIFFAVQTRAGELEYTRNGNFTVDALGQLVTSDGSRVLDTQGNPLFIGEDGRVQATELGLVRIENPHDLIRSGSDRYRYEGDNPPGLLPPGVADGFSVRNGFIERANVDPGQTITDMMVTMRAYESNQKVIQSYDRTMELLNSIGRLG; from the coding sequence ATGTTTAAAGGTTTAAATACAGCCACATCAGGGATGATCGCCCAACAACGACGCCAAGATGCGCTATCGCATAATTTAGCGAATATGAACACGCCAGGATTTAAAAAGGACCAAGCAATGCTGCGTTCTTTTCCAGAGATGCTTACACATCGGATTGAAAACGGGCAACAAGGGTTACCCGGAGCGCCAAGGCAAGCTTCACAAATCGGTAGCTTGGCGACAGGTGTTTATGCGCAAGAACATATCCCGCTATTTGACACGGGAGACATCATTGAAACGGAAAAACCACACGATTTTGCAATTGCAGACTATGCGTTAGCGCCGAACCAAATTGACGGTCGCGCGGTGAAACCCGCCATCTTTTTCGCCGTGCAAACGAGGGCAGGGGAGCTTGAATATACGCGTAATGGAAACTTTACCGTTGATGCCCTCGGACAATTGGTTACATCAGACGGTTCCCGCGTGTTAGACACACAAGGAAACCCGTTGTTTATTGGCGAGGACGGGCGTGTCCAAGCGACTGAACTCGGGCTGGTACGCATTGAAAATCCTCACGACTTAATCCGCAGCGGCAGCGATCGGTATCGATATGAAGGTGACAATCCACCTGGTTTATTACCGCCTGGCGTCGCGGACGGCTTTTCGGTTCGGAATGGGTTCATTGAGCGGGCGAATGTCGACCCAGGTCAAACGATCACGGATATGATGGTCACGATGCGGGCTTATGAATCGAATCAAAAAGTAATCCAGTCGTATGATCGAACGATGGAATTGTTAAATTCGATCGGACGTTTAGGCTAG
- a CDS encoding flagellin produces the protein MIINHNISALNTHRQLGANNNAVSASLEKLSSGLKINRAGDDAAGLAISEKMRGQIRGLEMASKNAQDGVSLIQTAEGALNETHAILQRMRELAVQANNGTNTNDDLGELQKEFEELSDEITRIGNKTEFNTKTLLNGSLGVQAADGSVDIADLTAAGISLDVSGVAKGATLTFELDGNDSISVSDGTTTQQINIDPEAIKAGQTLNFDKIGLKMSFTADVDLSSGIDGSSIDGTITTTGDEISFQIGANEGTTLDISISDMRADALGKGISGGVTDLSAVNLTNAGAGFDENIKVIDQAIKEVSAQRSQLGAWQNRLEHTINNLGASAENLTAAESRIRDVDHTEAA, from the coding sequence ATGATTATTAATCACAACATCTCAGCATTGAACACACATCGTCAGTTAGGCGCAAACAACAATGCGGTATCTGCATCTTTGGAGAAACTTTCTTCAGGACTAAAGATTAACCGTGCAGGAGATGATGCTGCTGGGCTAGCAATCTCTGAGAAAATGAGAGGGCAGATTCGTGGGCTAGAGATGGCATCTAAGAATGCTCAAGATGGAGTCTCACTTATTCAGACTGCTGAAGGTGCATTAAATGAAACACACGCGATTTTACAACGTATGCGTGAACTAGCAGTACAAGCTAACAACGGTACTAACACTAACGATGATCTAGGGGAATTACAAAAAGAATTTGAAGAACTTTCTGATGAAATAACACGTATCGGAAACAAAACAGAATTTAATACTAAAACCCTTCTGAACGGATCCTTGGGTGTTCAGGCGGCTGATGGATCGGTTGACATTGCCGATTTAACAGCAGCTGGAATTTCCTTAGATGTATCTGGAGTAGCTAAGGGTGCAACTTTAACTTTTGAATTGGATGGTAATGATTCAATTTCTGTATCAGATGGCACTACTACTCAGCAAATTAACATTGATCCAGAAGCGATTAAAGCTGGTCAAACGTTGAACTTTGATAAGATTGGATTAAAAATGAGCTTCACAGCGGATGTGGACCTATCCAGTGGGATCGATGGGAGTTCAATTGATGGAACCATTACAACTACTGGAGATGAAATATCATTCCAAATTGGAGCAAATGAGGGTACAACCCTTGACATATCAATAAGTGATATGCGTGCTGATGCTCTTGGAAAAGGGATAAGTGGAGGTGTAACCGATTTATCTGCTGTTAATCTAACAAATGCAGGTGCAGGATTTGATGAAAATATTAAAGTAATTGATCAAGCTATAAAAGAGGTTTCAGCACAGCGCTCACAACTTGGAGCATGGCAAAACCGTTTAGAGCACACAATCAATAACTTAGGTGCTTCAGCTGAGAACTTAACAGCTGCAGAATCACGTATTAGAGACGTTGATCATACCGAAGCTGCTTAA
- a CDS encoding flagellar basal body-associated FliL family protein has protein sequence MNLFRRSILIMVAIAAIAVISLSAWNYLKNTGSRNEVKAQTAENWVERTVETEPITTNLLEGGWIKVQFAIETDSPKIKQTLENTSFQTQSIILKIVAQLKREQLGGQAGLQLVEEAVRDKLNETLGGQRVLRVYTTDRLIQ, from the coding sequence ATGAATCTTTTTAGAAGATCCATCCTGATTATGGTTGCGATCGCGGCGATTGCCGTTATTTCATTGAGCGCTTGGAACTATTTAAAAAACACCGGAAGTCGAAACGAAGTCAAAGCGCAAACCGCAGAAAATTGGGTGGAGCGAACAGTTGAGACGGAACCGATTACAACCAACCTGTTAGAAGGGGGTTGGATTAAAGTCCAATTTGCGATTGAAACGGATTCACCGAAAATAAAACAAACATTAGAGAACACTTCCTTTCAAACCCAAAGCATCATCTTAAAAATCGTTGCTCAGTTGAAGAGAGAACAATTGGGTGGTCAAGCGGGATTACAGCTCGTTGAAGAGGCAGTCCGAGATAAATTAAATGAAACGTTAGGCGGGCAACGGGTCCTGCGGGTCTATACGACGGATCGCTTGATTCAATAG
- a CDS encoding flagellar hook-basal body protein produces MNTSLYISNGALQAYQQRLDTVSYNIANVNTVGYKQREASFAENLATEVDNQPNRDEEIGRRSPHEIRVGYGARLGQTSINMKQGGAKETGQPFDIMVEGDGLFVVSDETGALRYTRDGAFKQSPAEEEDFYYLVTAQGDYLLDDFGEPLEIDTGYDVKLLENGDIQLTNQADPTDAWIHWQRIGLVQVNNPQLLRSVGDNQYALDEEAISAGAVEPLDLDDADAPKLRQGFLETSNVNIAKEMSELLISQRGFQMNARAVSFADQMLGVANGIINR; encoded by the coding sequence ATGAATACATCGTTATATATATCAAATGGGGCGTTACAAGCGTATCAACAGCGCTTGGATACCGTTTCGTATAATATCGCTAATGTGAATACAGTCGGGTATAAACAACGCGAAGCGAGCTTTGCGGAAAATTTAGCGACCGAAGTGGACAATCAGCCGAACCGCGACGAAGAAATCGGTCGGCGGTCACCGCATGAAATCCGTGTCGGTTATGGAGCAAGACTTGGACAAACCTCGATCAATATGAAACAAGGCGGGGCCAAAGAAACAGGGCAACCGTTTGACATCATGGTCGAGGGTGATGGTTTGTTTGTCGTCAGCGACGAAACCGGCGCCTTACGTTACACACGCGACGGAGCCTTTAAACAAAGCCCAGCAGAGGAAGAAGACTTTTATTATTTGGTCACCGCTCAGGGCGACTATCTGCTTGATGATTTCGGAGAACCGCTTGAAATTGACACGGGTTACGATGTAAAGCTGTTGGAAAACGGAGACATTCAACTGACGAACCAAGCCGATCCAACCGATGCTTGGATTCATTGGCAACGAATTGGCTTGGTCCAGGTCAACAATCCGCAATTGTTACGTTCGGTTGGTGATAACCAATATGCTTTAGATGAGGAAGCGATTTCTGCGGGCGCAGTTGAACCATTAGACTTAGATGACGCTGATGCCCCGAAATTGCGACAAGGCTTTTTAGAAACGTCGAACGTCAATATTGCCAAGGAAATGAGCGAGCTGCTCATCTCGCAACGCGGCTTCCAGATGAATGCCAGAGCTGTTTCCTTTGCTGATCAAATGCTTGGTGTCGCCAATGGAATCATCAATCGCTAA
- a CDS encoding DUF6115 domain-containing protein — protein sequence MQGGEVYFYVMMLGLIFVGLAMIYKPKQKAVEEEQDNANTLRLVSETNLKMEQQFRALSAQIVELQVELEQLRSQAVNTDNEDETTNGQQLGLERRYADVFQLAKQGLPKEEIAKQLEMGTGEVELIMQLNQLTDSAQSTEKVVRGERRRRG from the coding sequence ATGCAAGGTGGTGAAGTGTACTTTTATGTGATGATGCTTGGCTTAATCTTTGTCGGGTTGGCGATGATCTACAAGCCAAAACAAAAAGCGGTAGAGGAAGAGCAGGATAACGCCAACACATTGCGGCTGGTTTCCGAGACGAATTTAAAAATGGAGCAGCAGTTTCGCGCGTTGTCCGCTCAGATCGTGGAGTTGCAAGTGGAACTGGAGCAACTTCGTTCACAAGCGGTAAACACCGACAATGAAGACGAGACAACGAACGGTCAACAATTGGGGTTAGAGCGACGCTATGCGGACGTATTTCAGCTAGCGAAGCAGGGTTTGCCAAAAGAAGAGATCGCCAAACAGTTAGAAATGGGTACAGGTGAAGTCGAATTAATCATGCAATTGAATCAATTGACCGATTCTGCGCAGTCAACTGAGAAAGTGGTTCGTGGGGAACGGAGGCGGAGAGGATGA
- a CDS encoding OmpA family protein, translating to MRRRSMLNELDEEKVDDSWLLPYADLLTLLLATFIAMLSISTIDAVKFDLMKNAFLTQFQGSDGILDGSIEPVPAEVQTEPLADDFPVDFETVKRNDLHSLKTSIDRYIEQNGLQAKVYTGLDEEELKITIRDHALFDSGSAAVKESSIGLAREISLMLAEYPQYRVEVSGHTDNVPIYNHEFADNWELSAQRAVNFMKLVLDEEGLNPSHFRAVGYGEYNSIGDNTTIEGRSKNRRVEMSIY from the coding sequence ATGAGAAGGAGATCAATGCTTAACGAGCTCGACGAAGAAAAAGTTGACGATAGTTGGCTGTTACCATACGCTGACCTTTTGACCTTACTTCTCGCCACGTTTATTGCTATGCTCTCCATTTCAACGATCGATGCTGTGAAATTTGATTTAATGAAAAATGCATTTCTTACGCAATTTCAAGGTTCTGATGGAATTCTAGATGGAAGTATCGAGCCTGTGCCTGCGGAAGTTCAAACCGAGCCTTTAGCTGATGATTTTCCAGTCGACTTTGAAACCGTGAAAAGGAACGATCTACATAGTTTAAAAACTTCAATTGATAGATATATTGAACAGAACGGTTTACAGGCCAAAGTTTACACGGGGTTGGATGAAGAAGAACTAAAAATTACGATTCGTGACCATGCCTTATTTGATTCAGGAAGCGCCGCCGTAAAGGAAAGTTCAATCGGCTTGGCCCGCGAAATCTCTCTCATGTTAGCCGAGTATCCGCAGTATCGGGTAGAAGTATCGGGGCATACGGATAACGTTCCGATTTATAATCACGAATTCGCTGATAATTGGGAATTAAGCGCGCAGCGAGCTGTTAATTTTATGAAACTTGTCTTAGATGAAGAGGGTTTGAATCCGAGTCACTTTCGAGCCGTTGGTTATGGGGAATATAATTCGATTGGCGATAACACTACCATCGAGGGAAGAAGTAAAAACAGAAGAGTCGAGATGTCTATCTACTAG
- a CDS encoding MinD/ParA family protein codes for MISDQAQHLREFMKRRQNDQQRKPTRVLAVTSGKGGVGKSNFTINFGLSLVELGQKVVIIDLDLGMANINILLGLTPRYSMMDLIDRDLTIWEIMEQGPRGIEFISGGSGFHDVLRLDEQKLNTLLAEMEKLHGYADVILLDLGAGISGESLRFILAADEVILISTPEPTAITDAYSLLKIAHGHHAAVVTKLIVNRVQSYREGEQVAKKIEMVANQFLNYQLETLGYIEEDRHVLQAVKKQRPFCLEYPNSKVSKGLREMAKGFMSGHSPQLQAAGGMKAFIHRLTQFGRR; via the coding sequence ATGATCTCGGACCAAGCCCAGCATCTTAGAGAGTTTATGAAACGAAGACAAAACGATCAACAACGGAAACCGACGCGCGTGTTGGCTGTAACGAGCGGCAAGGGTGGCGTTGGAAAATCTAATTTTACAATTAACTTTGGTCTCTCGTTGGTCGAGCTTGGACAAAAAGTAGTGATCATCGATTTAGATCTTGGCATGGCAAACATTAATATTTTACTCGGGTTAACGCCGCGTTACTCGATGATGGATCTAATAGATCGAGACTTAACCATTTGGGAAATCATGGAGCAGGGTCCACGGGGGATTGAATTCATTTCAGGCGGTTCAGGATTTCATGATGTATTGCGCTTGGACGAGCAGAAGTTGAATACGCTTTTAGCGGAAATGGAGAAGCTACACGGCTATGCGGACGTCATTTTGCTCGATTTAGGAGCGGGCATTTCGGGCGAATCGCTGCGCTTTATTCTCGCCGCCGATGAAGTTATCTTAATTAGCACACCTGAGCCAACTGCGATTACAGATGCTTACTCCCTATTAAAAATTGCCCATGGGCATCATGCCGCAGTTGTGACGAAGCTGATCGTGAATCGTGTTCAATCGTACCGTGAAGGCGAACAAGTAGCGAAAAAAATTGAAATGGTCGCCAATCAATTTTTAAATTATCAGTTAGAAACTTTAGGTTATATAGAAGAAGATCGTCATGTGTTGCAGGCAGTGAAAAAACAACGTCCATTTTGTTTGGAATATCCGAATAGCAAAGTGAGCAAAGGCTTGCGAGAGATGGCAAAAGGCTTTATGAGCGGACATAGTCCTCAATTGCAAGCAGCGGGGGGCATGAAAGCATTTATTCACAGATTGACTCAATTTGGAAGACGGTAG
- a CDS encoding YaaR family protein yields MAMKVSEGLRLNSEARLQPNERAATQSASFRKLMVEQQHQLSSERLQQLLQEVEQRGEQLRQRQTIEQLRAYQASVRKFVKEAVDHGVGLKETRGFSFRGDERRLKIVQQLDEKLLALTDQLLEEQETTIDLLDRIGEIKGLLLNLIT; encoded by the coding sequence ATGGCGATGAAAGTCAGCGAAGGTTTAAGATTAAATAGTGAAGCGCGTCTTCAACCGAACGAACGAGCGGCAACTCAATCGGCTTCATTTCGGAAACTGATGGTCGAACAGCAGCATCAATTGAGCAGCGAAAGATTGCAACAATTGCTCCAAGAGGTGGAACAACGCGGCGAACAATTGAGGCAGCGACAGACGATCGAACAACTGCGCGCCTATCAAGCGTCTGTTCGTAAATTTGTGAAAGAAGCGGTGGACCATGGGGTTGGTTTGAAAGAAACGCGCGGTTTTTCCTTTCGCGGCGATGAACGTCGTTTGAAAATAGTGCAACAATTGGATGAAAAGTTACTTGCTTTGACGGATCAATTATTAGAAGAGCAAGAAACAACGATCGATCTGTTGGATCGAATCGGAGAAATTAAAGGATTGTTACTAAATTTGATCACCTAG
- a CDS encoding cold-shock protein: MEQGTVKWFNAEKGFGFIEREEGEDVFVHFSAIQGDGFKSLDEGQSVTFEVEQGQRGPQATNVQKV, encoded by the coding sequence ATGGAACAAGGTACAGTTAAGTGGTTTAATGCAGAAAAAGGGTTTGGATTCATCGAGCGTGAAGAAGGGGAAGACGTATTCGTACACTTCTCAGCAATTCAAGGCGACGGTTTCAAATCTTTAGACGAAGGTCAAAGTGTAACTTTTGAAGTAGAACAAGGACAACGTGGTCCTCAAGCTACTAACGTTCAAAAAGTTTAA